Part of the Halorhabdus utahensis DSM 12940 genome, TCGCACTCGGGTTCGTGCTCGCCCTCCTGTTCCGCGGCGTCGGCCCGGAACTGCGCGAACAGCGTGAAGACGAGTCCTGGCAGCGGGCCTGTGACTGGTCGTTCGTCGGTGGCAGCGCGCTCGCGCCGTTCCTCTTCGGCGTCCTGGCCGGCTCGTGGGTGTTCAGCGTGGGCGCGGTCTCGCTGCCCGCCATCCTGACGGGCGTCGGCCTGGTCGCCGTCTCGGCCGTCACCGGCGCGGCGTTCCTGGCCGCCAAAACCGGCCCCGCCCTCGCCGGCGAGATGCGCGACCTCGGCATCCTTGCGACAGTCGCATACCTCGCCGGCGTGGTCGTCCTGCTCGCAGTCGTCATCGTGACCGACGCCGGCGGGACTGCCGGGACGATCCTCTCGATCCCCGGGATCGCCATCGTCGGCCTCTCCGTGGTCGCGGGCCTCGGCGGGATCGTGCTCGCGCTCCGTGACAGTTACCGGGCGTGGCTCGTGAGCGCGCTTGCCCTCCCCACACTGTTGAGCGCGCTGGTCGCACTCCTGCTGTACCCCGCGATCTATCCGGCGACGGCATCGGGGGCGGAGCTGACCGTCGAGACGGCCGTGGTCTCGCCGCTGGCGCTCAATCTCACGACCGTCCTCGGGTTCCCGGTGCTCGTCGTCGTGCTGTGGTACTTCAAGTTCCTCTACGGCGTCTTCAGCGGGCCGATCGAGGCTGAAGGGTACGGCGCGTAGCTCGGGGGCGTCACAGTCGCCGAACCGCCGGGTTCGAAACGGCCATTTATCCCCCGCCCGAGGATGTCGAACATCCGATGGTAACCGCGTCGGCCCGCACGTACGTCGATTACCGGGTGAGCGTCGCCTATGTCGGGACCGTTCTGAAGTTCATCGGCATCACCCCGGCGTTCCCGTTCGTCCTGTCGCTGTTCTACGGCGAGGATCCCCTTCCGTTCGTCGTCGCGTGCGTCGTCATGGTACTGGGCGGCGGGCTACTCGAAGCGGTCGACTCAGGGGGAGACCTCGGCAATCGCGAGGCGTTCCTGCTGGTGAGTCTCGCGTGGCTCGTCGTCCCGCTCGCGGGAACGATCCCCTATCTCGTCGCGGGGACGGGATCGGTTGCGGGCCCCGTCAACGCCCTCTTCGAGAGCATGAGTGGCTTCACCACGACCGGCGCGACCGTCCTCGAAAAGATCTCGGTCGATCGCCACGGCCACGCCATGATGCTGTGGCGACAGCTCACCCAGTGGCTCGGCGGCATGGGTATCCTCGTCCTGATGGTCGCGATCCTCCCCGAACTGTCGGTCGGTGGCGCGCAGGTTATCGACCAGGAAGCGCCCGGCCTCTCCCTGGAGAAGCTGACGCCACGGATCCAGGTGACGGCCCGGGCGCTGTGGGGGATCTACGCCGGGTTCACCGTCCTCGCGGCGCTCGTCTACTACGGGCTCAACGTCGCGGGGATCGCCCCCAACATGGGCCTCTACAACGCGGTCGCCCACGCACTGACGACGCTGCCGACCGGCGGGTTCTCGCCGGAAGCCAGGAGCATGGAGGCGTTCGTCCCCGCCGTCCAGTGGGCGGTGATGGTGTTCATGCTCGTCGCCGGGACCAACTTCGCGCTGTTCTGGTACGTCCTCCGTGGCGATCCGCGGGAACTGATCGACAACACCGAGTTCCGGTCGTACCTGCTCGCCGCCGCCGGGGTGGGAGCCCTCATCTCGGCGCTGCTGTTCGCCGGCGTCGGGCTCAGCGGGACGCCCGAAAACGTCGGGACGATCGTCGGCAACGTCGAGAACTCCCTCCGGCAGGGGCTGTTCCAGGCGATCGCCGTCGTGACGACCACCGGCTACGCCAGCATGGACGTCAACACCTGGCACCCCGTCGCCCAAACGACCCTGCTGTTCGCGTACTTCCTCGGCGGGTCGGCGGGCTCGGCCGCCGGCTCGATCAAGATCGTCCGGTGGGTGTTGGTCACGAAGGGGATCGACCGGTCGCTGTTCACGTCGATTCACCCCGAGGCAGTCCGGCCGATCCGGCTTGGCAAGGAGATCGTCGACGACGAGACCGTCCGGGACGTCTTCGCGTTCATCGCGCTGTTTCTCGGGATCTTCGTCGTCTCGACGGTCCTGTTGTATCTGGACAGCCTCCGGACGCCCGCGGTGACGCTGTCGGGGCTGGACGCGATGAGCGTCGCCATCGCGACGCTTGGCAACGTCGGTCCCGGGTTTGGTGACGTCGGCCCGATGGACAGCTTTCTGCAATTC contains:
- a CDS encoding cytochrome d ubiquinol oxidase subunit II is translated as MTNPLLLPVDTYLVDSLPEIWFGVIMFALAMYIVLDGFDFGIGMLYATREDDHDRETLLAAFGPIWDANEVWLIAFGTMLLAAFPDVYSRLLADNYLIALGFVLALLFRGVGPELREQREDESWQRACDWSFVGGSALAPFLFGVLAGSWVFSVGAVSLPAILTGVGLVAVSAVTGAAFLAAKTGPALAGEMRDLGILATVAYLAGVVVLLAVVIVTDAGGTAGTILSIPGIAIVGLSVVAGLGGIVLALRDSYRAWLVSALALPTLLSALVALLLYPAIYPATASGAELTVETAVVSPLALNLTTVLGFPVLVVVLWYFKFLYGVFSGPIEAEGYGA
- a CDS encoding TrkH family potassium uptake protein, with the translated sequence MVTASARTYVDYRVSVAYVGTVLKFIGITPAFPFVLSLFYGEDPLPFVVACVVMVLGGGLLEAVDSGGDLGNREAFLLVSLAWLVVPLAGTIPYLVAGTGSVAGPVNALFESMSGFTTTGATVLEKISVDRHGHAMMLWRQLTQWLGGMGILVLMVAILPELSVGGAQVIDQEAPGLSLEKLTPRIQVTARALWGIYAGFTVLAALVYYGLNVAGIAPNMGLYNAVAHALTTLPTGGFSPEARSMEAFVPAVQWAVMVFMLVAGTNFALFWYVLRGDPRELIDNTEFRSYLLAAAGVGALISALLFAGVGLSGTPENVGTIVGNVENSLRQGLFQAIAVVTTTGYASMDVNTWHPVAQTTLLFAYFLGGSAGSAAGSIKIVRWVLVTKGIDRSLFTSIHPEAVRPIRLGKEIVDDETVRDVFAFIALFLGIFVVSTVLLYLDSLRTPAVTLSGLDAMSVAIATLGNVGPGFGDVGPMDSFLQFSDLGKLYMTFLMWIGRLEVLSVLVIFTPSFWRS